The genome window tactaatgataaatattgtaatacttataattaaaatgatgaaACTTATAATGTGTAATTCTAATGTAAATATTGTACGAAGTAATACTACTTAATTATATGGAAAATGTTATTTAGGAAAGAAATCATAATACTCCTATTTATtatagaatatttaataccaatttgaattaaaaataaatcgttatttatgaattatgatagatattgtaatacttagATGTGGAATTATGATACTCTTTAGGGtaaaccttattattattactaatgataaatattgtagtaatacttataattgaaattataatacttaCATACTCGGTTGTTTACAACCTGTACTTCTCTCGAACAAGAATCCGTGAGAATGTCAGATTGTATTACACAAGCTTTTGacctttttaaatttgtatacttttaaaTGGAGACGAATTAAGATTTacattgaaaattgaaaaaataaaaaataaattatgaagaataaaaatgttaatactatttataagctccctgaaggaacatagcttcatagttatgaaacagtctgcgattcaagttttctatagcatagttagaaaagttgtttctatgtctgacggtaaggaatggtttaccatttcattgataaacattttatgttatgaattaatggaataattaagtttaccttaaaaaaaatgttaatactattttaaaaaaaaaaaaaaaaaaaagggtggaTCAAAGTTCACCTTTTTCTGCAGAGCACTCGAGTTGCTGTGAATTGGTGGTGTTCTCCAGCCAGCAATACCCGTCTCCTCCGACTGCTCCACACTGTTTACAGCTAGGCGCTTTCCAATTCAGCTCAATACTACCACCAGGTTGTAGCCAAGAATCCACTGCCAAAGCGCTAAACATTTTAGTGCAAGAAACTAGCAGCGGGAGAATATCGGAGATTTGGTCGTGAGAGGCCACAGCATACACATGGTGGCCGGGTTTGTTGAGACATGAGACCGGCATCATAAGCCGATGAGTCCTGCTGGAGGAGCAACTGAAAAAGCTTATCTCAAGGCTGCTGCTGCCTTCTGGCAGGCCAAAAGGAGATGATAATGGATCTAATATAGAAAGCAGCGCTGGGTGGCACCCATCAACCTTAGATATTTCCATCGTCTCAGATTCGTAATCGATTTTCTTGATGATCAAATTCACTGATGAGGGAGACAGGAGAATTGGAAGGTTGGTTTGGTTGATTGATGGGTTTACTGGGAATGGGAGTTTCATTGCAGTTTCGCCGGTTTTAGTGCATGAAAGCTCAAACCCATTGTAACCGCACTCATCGGGCTGTTTGCCTATCAATCTAAACGGGAACAGAACGTCTGGGCCGCCCTTCTGATCGCATCTTTTTGGCTCGCAATCTTCGTGCTCGTGTCCATAACAAACGGTGGTGGCAAAGATCACAAGGAGAAGGTAGTTTATCAAGTACGAGGTGGTCATTTGTGTATGTAGACAAATGAATTATTGATCCAATCAAGTGTATCTGCTCAATTATTTTGTGATCGAGGAGTCTGTCCTATCTAATCTTATCTGCGCGCGGTTAATTTCCTCATTAATTGCCTCTACGTGCAAGTGGGCGCAAAGCAAGCACCCAAAAGTAGACTTTTGTTGCTTCTACTAATTCAAAGTCGTCGTCGGTTATGCATGGCTCCACTGCTCTTACGTTGGAGGCCGGGGAAAACAACATTAGTGGATCAAACTAGTCTATCATAATCATAAAAATCTCATCTGCTCATCAACATCTTGGACCTATGCtcacaaattataccatgaacccaAAATCTACTTTACATTATGGATCTTGGTTCAAAATAACCACCTTCAAATTATGTctacaatttatatattctgTACTTACAGGGTTTATgtgcctataaataaattggagGCGTATAACATGCTAAgaacaaaatatgttaattgtcaacacataatatattatgctGTTAGCATATTCTATACatacaattaacattttatgtGTACGTAGTTAACATGCTATGTGGTTTGAATTTATTTAAAGGCACATTAACTTTAGATACAGCAAATATCAACTGCAAACACAATTTTTAGATCAGGTCCATAATACAAAATGAactatggtccatggtataataattggGCTATGACTCTCCAGGCTAAAGTTTTGGTCATTGAACTTTCTAGATTGGAGATTAGGCTTCCCAATTCAAGTGACTCTTGGGCAGAAATTTTAGGGGTTAATTAGTTAGGCCTGAGCTGAAAcctattgtattaaaaaaaaaaaatctcaaactaCTGCATGCTCACAAAGACCTTATGTTCTAGTGAcaccggtgtcccggtttacactctcacatggataatgggagtgggttcgcTCTGATCATTAATCAGTATTGGCGTGCCGAATTGAATGGTGAACGAAGACAGTCAATGGCAAGTCAAGCTGTGGATAATTTAGGAATCCCAACCCATTGCTCTTAAAGCCCAAAAACACTAAGAAACacatcaaacaaacaaattccACAGATCAAAGAGAGTGATCGAGAAATTGCAGAAGCCATTCAAAACTATGAGACTTGTAATAATATTAGCGATTTTGTGCGCAACAAATTGCCGAGGTCATCAAGAAAACAGAAACTGCTCTGCTTCTTGCGGCAACATTCAAGACATCCATTATCCCTTCCGATTAACCGGTGATCCAAACTCCTCCACCTGCGGCCTCTCCACCTACGAACTCGCCTGTCAAAACAACCGCACCATTCTTAACCTCAACTCCCACAAATATTTCGTGCTCTCAATCACTTACACAAACTTCTCAATGCGAATCCTCGATCCCGGCCTACAAAACACCAAAACACCATTCCCTCTTCACGATCTCAAGCCCCAAGACCTGTCCCGAAGATACCACTTATTGCGGCGGCGATTCAACTCGCCGGCGGCATTCCTCAGCTGCACAAACCCTGCAAACTCTTCCTCGTACCTCAAATCTGAGGTGAAATCTGAGGATTCATCCTTTTCCTATGTGTTAGTTGGGGAACATGTAGATGTCGGGAAAATTGAGGATTCTTGCAGTATAACCGGCGCTGCTTGGTTCTCCACATCTGTGTTTCCTTATCAGAGACACCGAGGAAACATGTCTCTTGGGCAAATCCATGACGCACTAGCTTATGGGTTCGAGCTCTCATGGCTTCCCCTCAACTGCAGTGCAGTGTGCGGGAAAAAGCATTGCAGAATTGAAGACAACAATACAATCGCCTGCGTGGCCTCCCGCCTTGCTTCAAACTCTAATTCCATGCCCTTACTACACAAGTGTAAGTAGATTTTTATCTTTCAATTCTATAATATagttataaaaaattcaaattaacaAATGcctaataataaaatgatagaAGATAATGAACAAAAAAGCCAACAATAGAAACGGTTCAAATAAAAATGTGCATCTATCTGCGGAGGTGTACGTTATGGCACAAAACTACCATTACATCCGATGATACTtgaaaaatacattaaaaatatgtgTGTCTTATGATATATAAAGTTCAAATGAAAGGATATGTACTTTGTAGTATTGAGTTGTGCACTTGTTAGTTCATTTTTGAATCGGTCCCTATAAGATCGAGATATAAAATTGAGTTCAAAGTGTAACATaataatactacctccgtcccaaaatggttgtctggttcattaacgaggcttgactgaagtagtttttaatctaattttttataatattaagtttagcattaatatataaaatttatatatttagaaactacattaaaaatactattaaacacaaaaagttaaatttaaaaattataaaaaaattactaaagaaaataagcaaagaagaaagagttggtttgaccaatgaatagtaaatagaacatgtaaaatgggacagatggagtaatAAGTTAGGGAATTTTTTCTATGGATGATGATCCGCACAATTGTCTAAATCATgagtaaaatgtacatttttaatataataacagtgcgtttggttgggaggagggaattaggaaagaaaagatttggtaattttgaagaaaaaggataaagtgagaatttaaattacattgtttggtaaacatgaatataatgattgagaattgaaagggaagaagtgaataaaaactaaaatgccTTTATAAAAATGGTACAATAGTCATTtaccatggaattacaattccacaaatggtgaaattgcaattccatggtcGGAGGGAatttccctccaaccaaaccaTGGAGTTTGGTacgtatattatttatgtattgaatgcacattatttgatattatacaaaataatgtaccttcagtacacaaataatgtatttttaatatattaaaatgtgttttttatttttaatgtggaccatggtttatggaataatgattgaatAAGTTTTTACTTTTCGTGCATAGCTCAATAGTGAAAGACTAAGTGTGGTTGTGGTGGCCAACAAATGCCCAAATTTGAACCTTACAATGGAGAATATACTATGAAGCAAGCACTCATATCACAATGATGCACATCTCGCCATTTATCTTCTCTTACAATCTTCCCTAACCGTCCTTAGATTTAGGGTTCAAACTAATGATTGAATAAGTTACATCCCTTTTTATGGATCATAAAATTGAGTTTAAATCCCCACAAGTTTGAGGTCATTTACAAACAAAATTGAACCCAAAAGTTGCTGTACTAAATTTGTTTGGTTGGACTTGCAGGTGAAATTTTTGGTTCATTTCTCGTCGTGTTGGTCATTCTTGCCACATTTGGTATTTATTTCTTGAACAAAAAGAGAAAGGAGCAGTTGAAGATTGAAAGGTTTTTGGATGATTACAAAGCTCTCAAACCAGCAAGGTATTTGTATGCAGATATCAAGAAAATCACGAACAAATTTAGTGAAAAATTAGGCGAGGGAACCTATGGAACCGTGTACAAAGGGAAGCTTTCACATGATGTTTTTGTTGCCGTTAAGGTCCTCAATAATTCCAAAGGAGACGGGGAAGAGTTCATCAATGAAGTGAGCACAATTGGAAGCACGCACCATGTCAATGTGGTTAGATTGGTTGGCTATTGTGCTGATGGGTTTCATCGAGCTCTTATTTATGAATATTTAGTGAACGATTCTCTTGAAAAGTTTATATGTTCTCCAAACGAGAAAAATTTCATTGGTTGGGAGAAACTGCGACAGATTGCTCTAGGCATAGCCAAAGGAATTGAGTATCTTCACCAAGGATGTGACCAAAGGATCCTCCATTTCGACATTAAACCTACTAACATATTGTTGGATCAAAACCTCAATCCAAAAATCTCAGATTTTGGTCAAGCAAAATTATGCTCCAAGGAAAAGAGCATTGTCTCTATGACCAATGCGAGAGGGACCATGGGTTATATTGCACCAGAAGTCTTCTCCCGAAACTTTGGAAACGTCTCATATAAATCAGATGTTTATAGTTTTGGAATGCTTTTGCTAGAAATGGTCGGAGGAAGAAATAAGAGCGACGTCGAGGTTGGATCATCTGAAATGACTGGCCAAGACTATTTCCCGGAATGGATTCACAACATCATGAAtaagggagaagaagaaatagaGATTGAGATAGAGAAAGAGGGTAGTGATTCTAAGATTGCAAGGAAGCTAACAATTGTAGGACTTTGGTGCATCCAGTGGTACCCAGTGGACAGGCCTTCAATAAAAGTTGTGATTCAGATGATTGAAGCTGAGGAGCCTCCCTCCGTGCCACCAAATCCCTTTGGTTCCACTCATCCATCCTGTGCTAGAGCAAGTAAGCCTGGGAAAATGTTTACCAGTGGACTAGAAATTATAACTGAGTCTGAATGATGACTCTTTCATTGTATAATATTGTGTATACTATTATGTAGTGTTTACCAGTGGACTCTTTCTTTGACCCAGTATAAccatgtattttttaattattttaatagtgTTGGtttttgataagtgcaaaagacgcCACCTTTATAAGGTCGTTCTCGGATCATATTGTGCACAATTGATggcttttatgtttgatttgagccttaattgcgttagaatgcttgttattgcCATCGGACCCGTTCCACGCcttgttaattgttttgtaggtaaaatgATATacaaaaaggtggaaaacgGCATGGATTTCGAAGATAGGTTCACGGGCCGAAGTTGGAGCAAAAATaggccctggacgcgcgtccatacCTGCGTCCAGTAATATGCCCGTAGAAGTTTCGCACAGCAGAGCAGAAGCCTGATGGATGCGGggtggacgcgggcgtccatcagaacgcttgcagaagttgaagtctggacgcatttatcgccgtggacgcgcgtccaccatggCGTCCATCGCGAAGTTGGGCGATTTTCGCAatgtttaaaaggggaattgagctaATTTTTCGGGGGATCTCTCAATTCATCCACCATTCCACACCctagactttctctctctaggattaacctagagagaactctcccaattcactccacattgcaattcttacgtttagattagaattagagaagaattccattgttgcaagattgagatcaacattcaagttcaagttcaaagtttaatttcaagctaagtcttcattttaacttcttgtcattacttttgccttttgctatttcaattccaagtatgattagatagatctttgtggatttggattgagcaatgttgtatggatattcttgagctttgaattgatcaattaggttttgcaattgcttgattatgagtttgattgtgtgagtggtgatccactttgactcttgttgatgcgtacacggattgcttcccgcaataagtgcacactcaaggaatcactcaagaacctttcgtgtccaaaagaggatcttaccttgtagactcttggattttgagatcccaactctacaaatgcctcaccaaactaacaaataatactctcaacccttagattattaagcaaggctaagaattagagtattaggaatctagcactagaattaagatacaaaaataaaattagctatataatatgagtaatagtattctttttgggtttttggatatgtgtgtgaatataaagaacaagataaagggataaactagcttctcactagcctaccaagattgaatgcttctcacaaacaacctaaacttcaatgcacttctcatgcaaagaaaagagagaaatttcactcaaattgaattcttacaaggtgtgtctcaaaccattgggtttatggggtatttataggggaaaataaggtattaaatattctaggtcactaatcccacccaaaataaaaaattacaactttgtaaaagtaattcccacccaaaattaaaaatacaaaataattccccacccaaaattaaaatacaaaataatttcccacccaaaattaaaaatacaacattttgcaaaagtaatttccacccaaaaataaaaaatacaattcttgcaaagtagtttctcacctaaaaaaaaatacaccttgcaaataatttcacactgggaaatttgatctgatactgaagtctgaattgtcttcaaaagtttttatgtgaagacaattgaatagaattatttttccagattgatcttcttcttcacaaaaagatgttggactccaatctgtttgcacaaaagtgttaaaagcctcttgaatcttccttgacttagatcttgttatcgggccactcgagacttttaatggatcatttatttgttgcattccggtctcatcacttgtgtaggggtgatcaacctatatgagaggtgtttggagaaggagtctcatctacgagagtagagttactccttagcctagcctagcacatttccctctcacctttgagaaaagggagagtggaaaacaagaggcacataacgtgtttgacaaaatgtctcttctagcctagtgatcatgaggatgacattacggtctaagaagtgaatccattgaccacgagagtggcggtggtgttggtgaccttgtctcattttcgttatctaagtgttgctagcctaatatcttaggaaatcaaggatacctatatgagttgcaagatccaaatcctcctttccaattgattgtttccaacgttttgttccttattttcattatgtttaatGAACATTTCtcactatgtttgggttagcttttaaacattaaacactcttgtgcttaatccccttaccgctcgaattccctccttgccatcctttgagaacgatactcgggaacttcttcccgttttaacacctactcCTTTCCATCCACCACGAAAACTACATTCATCAGTTTTACTGTTGTGAGATAACAGTTCGGCTAGCCAACACTACCGTCCGTAAAACTTGAGAGAAagtaataatgtaaaaacacAAGAATAATTGGGTAGAGTGATTGCACTTGCATTCAAATCAGAATCCCCCACACTGTGACCCCAAGGTATTTATACAAGACTAATAAGGAAATAAGgaataaattaacaaatttaactttaaaaaaagcTACTTAAACTGCTCAAACTGCCATAAATGCTATCAAAATTGGATTACGAAAGAATCTCACTGAATCTGCCTAGATTCTCTGCGAATCCCTCGTCTTGCCGCGCCTGAGGGCCGCACCTGGTCGGGCGTTGCGACCTGACTGCCTACATCAACGGGGCTATCTGGACTTTCGTACCCAGTCCACCAACTGAGAAGGGAAGCCAGTCGAGTGGGCTCCAGATAGCGGAAGCTTGGGGTCGAATACCCCATTCGGGAGATATCCATCAAATAGCATCCTCAAAAGGTAACCATGCAAATCAATAGTTATATGGTGATTGGTGGATCATGATGCATGTAGTAACATGCACCCAAACACattcttattttttcttctcatatatttttttcaacttaaatttatttgtattttattccttttgtacaaataaaattaatgtataaaaatatattattaaaaagttcCAATTGAAATCAATGACACCcatactaatataatatattttttaaatttaaaaaaaaaactaaatctaTAGGTATACGCAAAGTCATTACTTTAGtttaatgtttatgtacaataatctttgttttttatgaacatatagaagcaacattatgaacctattataaactagaaaaaaaatacatatctAGTTTAGTGTTTATGGGCATTAAAGTTTAagtttataaacatataaaacaaatattatgaacatagtacGAGATGAATGTTGTTAAACATGATGCACTTGTAGtataatgtttatgtacattaaattttatttttatatatgaaccTATAAAAGgaatattatgaacatattataaattgaatgaaaatacatatgatatacatttaatttagtatttatgGACACTCAGGTTTAGGTTTACAaacataaataacaaatattataagCATAGTACATGATGAACGActgaatgttattaaacatgatgcaTCTGTGatctaatatttatataaattatttataaacatataaaaataacattttgaaCCCACTATAAActgaacaaaaataaatataatgtaaatttagtttagtGCTTATGAACATTAAGATTTGAATTTATGgacatatagaacaaatattacaaataaagtacaaaataatatgtttttaaatatgataCACTACTTAGtttaacatttaaattaaaataacgtCATTTTGAACTAGGATCCACCAtgccacgatataatttgcccagGCAAATTcacactttaaaattttcatatgattttattattattatttaggccTAAAATCTTACACCTAAGCTTTTTGCCTTTGTCAACACGCGTTTtaacgtgttttttttttttttactaaaaatcCACAACAGTTCAGACTTTTGACAAAACCGCAgtttttttaaacatttcatTTGATAAGGATTCCCTGAAATTCAAGAAAATTTC of Ipomoea triloba cultivar NCNSP0323 chromosome 3, ASM357664v1 contains these proteins:
- the LOC116012510 gene encoding rust resistance kinase Lr10-like, which gives rise to MRLVIILAILCATNCRGHQENRNCSASCGNIQDIHYPFRLTGDPNSSTCGLSTYELACQNNRTILNLNSHKYFVLSITYTNFSMRILDPGLQNTKTPFPLHDLKPQDLSRRYHLLRRRFNSPAAFLSCTNPANSSSYLKSEVKSEDSSFSYVLVGEHVDVGKIEDSCSITGAAWFSTSVFPYQRHRGNMSLGQIHDALAYGFELSWLPLNCSAVCGKKHCRIEDNNTIACVASRLASNSNSMPLLHKCEIFGSFLVVLVILATFGIYFLNKKRKEQLKIERFLDDYKALKPARYLYADIKKITNKFSEKLGEGTYGTVYKGKLSHDVFVAVKVLNNSKGDGEEFINEVSTIGSTHHVNVVRLVGYCADGFHRALIYEYLVNDSLEKFICSPNEKNFIGWEKLRQIALGIAKGIEYLHQGCDQRILHFDIKPTNILLDQNLNPKISDFGQAKLCSKEKSIVSMTNARGTMGYIAPEVFSRNFGNVSYKSDVYSFGMLLLEMVGGRNKSDVEVGSSEMTGQDYFPEWIHNIMNKGEEEIEIEIEKEGSDSKIARKLTIVGLWCIQWYPVDRPSIKVVIQMIEAEEPPSVPPNPFGSTHPSCARASKPGKMFTSGLEIITESE